A stretch of DNA from Bacteroidota bacterium:
CATATCTGCATGTACCGTAAACGAATTAGGAATTCCTGCAATTTGTTTTTTGGTTTTATTTTTCCCGCCAATTTCGAAAAGATATTTGTTATCTACAAGGAAATCGCCAGTTTTTGGAGCATTCAATTTGTGATTTGAGGAAACTTGATTCATGAAGAAAGTCTCGCGAAGTGTGCCCACATTTGCTGATTCATCAAGCGCAAGCATCAAAGTCGGATTGTTGATATATATTTTTTCGGGTTTTTGCAAAATAGAAGTTGGCGAACCCGATTGATTTAGTAGATTTATGATTTCGGCATTCGAAATCAAGTGCAGGTACTTCAGTAAAATATCCCTGCTTGTCCCAACTTTCTTGCTTAGTTCCGCAACATTAGGCTTAAAAGGAACTGCTGACGATATTAGGTACAACAGTTTTTTTACTTTGATCCTTGTTTCATAATTAATATTCTCGAATGTTGGAATATCATTATCTATGGTAATATTCACAATTGAATTTAATTTATCGTAAAACAATGGATCGTTGAAATTTGCGAAGGGGTAAGAACCGTATTTTATAAATTGATTGAATAATTCTACCGGCTTGATGAACTTGTTGATATTAAGCGATATTTCTTCATGCGAATCAACAATTTCTTCTATTGAAAGTTTATCAATTTCAATTTTGTGAAATAAAGCTATGAACTCTCGTAAAGATAAAGTGTGAAGATGATACACAGAGGCTCTTCTACTTAAATCTGCTTTAGCTTTTTCAATTGCAATTGCCGACGAGCCTGTTGCTACTACTTTTAAATCAGGATAGAAGTCATAAATGTTTTTTATCTCAACCGACCAGTTTGGATATCGATGAACCTCGTCA
This window harbors:
- a CDS encoding ATP-binding protein, with protein sequence MENLRNKFLRLLKQTNYAYKRYLYYKINWNSRLIIIKGQRGVGKTTIMLQYIKDKIETLSKTLYISLDDIYFSGNSLSEFVEQFVMNGGKNLFIDEVHRYPNWSVEIKNIYDFYPDLKVVATGSSAIAIEKAKADLSRRASVYHLHTLSLREFIALFHKIEIDKLSIEEIVDSHEEISLNINKFIKPVELFNQFIKYGSYPFANFNDPLFYDKLNSIVNITIDNDIPTFENINYETRIKVKKLLYLISSAVPFKPNVAELSKKVGTSRDILLKYLHLISNAEIINLLNQSGSPTSILQKPEKIYINNPTLMLALDESANVGTLRETFFMNQVSSNHKLNAPKTGDFLVDNKYLFEIGGKNKTKKQIAGIPNSFTVHADM